The bacterium DNA segment CTGCCATCCGGCCGGGGCGCCGCGTTCTCTCCCCCTAGAACCGCGCCCCGGCCTTCCAATTCCCAGCGCCTGCAGAGTGCGGCGCCGCCCCACCCGATCCCGGCGTACTGTTAGGCTTCGCGGCCCGCATTCGAGCGCTAGCCCTCGTAGCTCAGGGGATAGAGCACCGGCCTCCGGAGCCGGGTGCGCAGGTTCGAATCCTGCCGAGGGCGCCTAGCTGGTCTGAAGTCAGGCGTCTGTAGCTTGTAGTCGGCAATCAGCGTTGACTCCGTTTAACCCCGATTATTCATGGTAGGGGTTTGTCCGGGTGACGGAATTGGTTGTTCCATGATCCTGGCCTGGAGTCATGGCCATTCGACGGCCCCATCTTCCGGCCGGGTGCGGAATCAGCCGCCGGGTGAAAGGTGGCCGCTTGCGAATGATGTGGTTGAAGTGGCCTGATTCGTGTTGGTGTGCTGGGAAGGAACAATCAGGGTTAACAACTGATCGGAGACCAGCAACCACCAACTAGTAACCAATCATCTAGTCTGGTGCGGCCCACTCCCCAGAAGGTTCGCTATGGCGCTGCGCGATGTGCTTCCCTTGACCTGGAACCTACGGAACGACCGAGCCTCGATCGGTGGCGTCCGGCTGGCCGCGATCGCAGAACACTTCGGAACACCTGCGTACGTTTTCGACATGGCCCACCTCGAGGCGCGCCTGGATGAATTCACGAGCGCCTTCAACGGCATCGGTGTGCCCGTGTACGCCACCAAGGCCTTCATCTGCCCTGCCCTGGCCGAGATGGTCTGGTCACGGGGCTGGTGGGCCGACGTGGTGTCGGTCGGAGAGACCGCCATCGCCCGGCGAGGAGGGATTCCGGCATCCCGCATCCTCCTCCACGGCAATCTGAAATCCGAGGCCGAGATCGACCTGGCCGCCTCGGGACAGGTTGGAATCACGGTCATCGACAGCCTGGGCGAGATCGACCGGCTGGCCCGGGCCGCCCGGGCGGCGGGTCGTACCGTGGACGTGATGATCAGGCTCAACGAGGCGGTCGACCTGGTCACCAACCGGAAAGTCCTCACCACGGGCGATCACGCCAAGTTCGGGTTGTCGCCGGACGCGACCGACCAGGCCATAGCCGGGGTGGCCGCCACCGAAACCCTCCGGCTACGAGGGCTGCATCTCCATGCCGGGAGCCACATAACCGACCCGGAACTCTACGCCCGGATCCTGGGCCGCCTGGCGGCGGTCGTGACGCGGAACCGGTCGGCCTTCACCACCACGCCGGTCCTTCTCGACGTGGGAGGCGGCATGGCCTCGCCATACCTGCGTGCCGATGCGACGATCAGCCCGGCCGAGGTGGCCGCCGCCCTGCGGCGAGCCCTCGGGTCGCCGGAGATCGTGGAGCGGATCGGACCGGTCGAGGTAATGGTGGAGCCGGGACGGGCGCTGGTGGCCAACGCGGGGGTACTGCTCTACACGGTCGGGGTTCGCAAGCCGTTGCCGGGCGGCGGAGAGATGCTGGCCCTGGACGGCGGCCTCACCGACAACCCGAGACCGGCCCTGTACGACTCCCGGTACGAGTTGTTGGCCGATGGCCGGCTCGACCAGCCGGCGGACCATCCCTTCCGGGTCTTCGGCCGGATGTGCGAGACCGACGTGATGCTCGAGGAGGTCCTGCTACCGGCGACCATGGCCCCCGGCGATCTGGTTGCCATGCCCGCGGCGGGCGCCTACACCTTCGCCATGTCATCCCGCTACAACGTGCTGCCCCGCCCACCCGTCCTGTTCGTCAAGGACGGCGAGGTGCGGGAGGTGGTGCGTCGGGAGACACTCGAGGAGGTCCTGGCGGGTCAAAGAACATTGAATGAGACCGAACCGTTGGTCGTCTAGGAGGGTACTGAAAAATGTCCAGCCGGCCCGATAACCGGAAACAAAATCCCAGGCAGAAGTATCGCGGGCCAACCCATCCCCGTCTTTTTCAGCACCCTCCACGCGTGGATGGGAGCAGAGTATGAGCATGCAGATCGGTGTCGGGTTCCTGGGCGCCGGCACGGTCGGGAGCGCCCTCATCCGCCGGCTCATCTACGAGTCGGACGCGATCGCCGCCAAGACGGGCCTAGACCTGGTGGTACGCGGGATCGCGGTCCGTGACCTCGCCAAGGACCGAGGGATCGTGATCCCTCCCGGGTTGCTGACCGATCGCCCTCGCGACGTGGTGGACGACCCCACGGTCCAGATCGTGATCGAGGTCATGGGAGGTCTGGATCCGGCGGGAGACCTGGTGATGAGAGCCCTCAACTCCGGTAAGGCCGTGGTGACGGCCAACAAGGAACTGATGGCGTCGCGGGGGCGCGACCTGCTGGCCGCTGCCGAAACCGCAGGTGTCTCGCTGCTGTTCGAGGCGGCCGTGGGAGGAGGTATCCCGATCATCCGCCCCCTCTCCGAGTCGCTGGCCGGCGAGAGGATCACCTCGGTGCTCGGAATCGTGAACGGCACCACCAACTACATCCTGACCCGCATGGTGGAGGAGGGAATCGCCTACGAGGAAGTGCTGGCCGAGGCGCAGGAGTTGGGTTATGCGGAAGCCGATCCCACCGCCGACGTGGGCGGCGGCGACGCGGCCTCCAAGGCCGCCATCCTGGCCAGCCTGGCCTTCGGGACCTGGGTGGACGGTTCACAGGTCACCAGGGAGGGCATCCAGGACCTCAGGACCGAGGACTTCGTGTTCGCCCGCCGGCTCGGCTACATCCCCAAGCTCCTGGCGATCGCCGAGTATTCCGAAGACAGCATCGCGGTTCGCGTGCATCCCACGCTCGTGCCGTTGGATCACCCCCTCGCCTCGGTCCGGGGAGCCACCAACGCCATATACGTCTCCGGTCCTTCGATCGGCGAGCTGTTGTTCACCGGTCCCGGAGCCGGAGGAGAGCCGACCGCTACGGCTCTGCTCGGCGATGTGATCATGTCGGCGCGGGAACGCCTGGCCGGGACGCAGGTCAAATCACGGATCCGCTTCGCATCGGGTCGCCTCCGGGACGTGGCGGACTTCTCGACCAAGTGGCTGATCCGGACTACCGTGGCGGACCGCCCTGGCGTGCTGGCCCAGATAGCGGCGGTATTCGGCCGTAACGAAGTGTCGATCAAGTCGGTCTGGCAGGATGGGCGCGGCGACGTG contains these protein-coding regions:
- the lysA gene encoding diaminopimelate decarboxylase, which codes for MALRDVLPLTWNLRNDRASIGGVRLAAIAEHFGTPAYVFDMAHLEARLDEFTSAFNGIGVPVYATKAFICPALAEMVWSRGWWADVVSVGETAIARRGGIPASRILLHGNLKSEAEIDLAASGQVGITVIDSLGEIDRLARAARAAGRTVDVMIRLNEAVDLVTNRKVLTTGDHAKFGLSPDATDQAIAGVAATETLRLRGLHLHAGSHITDPELYARILGRLAAVVTRNRSAFTTTPVLLDVGGGMASPYLRADATISPAEVAAALRRALGSPEIVERIGPVEVMVEPGRALVANAGVLLYTVGVRKPLPGGGEMLALDGGLTDNPRPALYDSRYELLADGRLDQPADHPFRVFGRMCETDVMLEEVLLPATMAPGDLVAMPAAGAYTFAMSSRYNVLPRPPVLFVKDGEVREVVRRETLEEVLAGQRTLNETEPLVV
- a CDS encoding homoserine dehydrogenase, which produces MSMQIGVGFLGAGTVGSALIRRLIYESDAIAAKTGLDLVVRGIAVRDLAKDRGIVIPPGLLTDRPRDVVDDPTVQIVIEVMGGLDPAGDLVMRALNSGKAVVTANKELMASRGRDLLAAAETAGVSLLFEAAVGGGIPIIRPLSESLAGERITSVLGIVNGTTNYILTRMVEEGIAYEEVLAEAQELGYAEADPTADVGGGDAASKAAILASLAFGTWVDGSQVTREGIQDLRTEDFVFARRLGYIPKLLAIAEYSEDSIAVRVHPTLVPLDHPLASVRGATNAIYVSGPSIGELLFTGPGAGGEPTATALLGDVIMSARERLAGTQVKSRIRFASGRLRDVADFSTKWLIRTTVADRPGVLAQIAAVFGRNEVSIKSVWQDGRGDVATLLLVTHESPEGDLQLAVSELAGLEVVSEVDSVMRVYNDEP